The following coding sequences are from one Halobacteriovorax sp. JY17 window:
- the rsmI gene encoding 16S rRNA (cytidine(1402)-2'-O)-methyltransferase, whose translation MSTLKLVTLPIGNLSDITPRALETLNSERLFLAEDTRNLRKIFDLLGVDGSHKDVDSFHDHSKDKIDYYVSKLKSGNNYVLVSDAGSPVISDPAFPLVKACIDAGITIESCPGVSAVIAALELSGLPPQPFTFYGFTPREDSKKKETFKNLLQYSGTFIYFESPHRLTKTLKVLADVLPESNIAVARELTKKFETVYRFKAKDWESVEIKSVGEIVLLINHQSSEKSVEGKKLESLALEYLENKQSKKNLAKILAEILDENPKVIYQQLNQE comes from the coding sequence TTGTCTACATTAAAGCTTGTTACTCTTCCCATAGGGAATTTGTCGGATATTACACCTAGGGCCTTAGAGACACTTAATAGCGAGAGGTTATTCTTGGCCGAAGATACGAGGAATTTGAGAAAGATCTTCGACCTCTTGGGTGTTGATGGTTCTCATAAGGATGTAGATTCTTTTCATGATCATTCAAAAGATAAGATTGACTACTATGTCTCCAAGTTAAAGAGCGGAAATAATTACGTTCTAGTCTCCGATGCTGGTAGTCCGGTAATTTCTGACCCGGCTTTTCCTTTGGTGAAGGCCTGTATAGATGCAGGTATAACAATTGAATCTTGTCCAGGTGTTAGTGCTGTTATTGCGGCCCTTGAGCTTAGTGGGTTACCGCCACAACCTTTTACTTTCTATGGTTTTACTCCAAGAGAGGATTCTAAAAAGAAAGAGACTTTCAAAAATCTTCTACAGTATAGCGGAACCTTTATCTATTTTGAGAGTCCTCATAGACTAACAAAGACACTGAAGGTTCTAGCTGATGTGCTACCTGAATCTAATATTGCAGTTGCTAGAGAGCTGACTAAGAAATTTGAAACAGTTTATAGATTTAAGGCAAAGGATTGGGAGAGTGTTGAAATTAAAAGTGTAGGGGAGATTGTTCTCTTAATAAACCACCAATCAAGTGAGAAGTCTGTGGAAGGAAAGAAGCTTGAGTCATTAGCTCTCGAATATTTAGAGAATAAGCAGAGTAAGAAGAATTTAGCTAAAATCTTGGCAGAAATTCTTGACGAAAATCCTAAAGTTATTTATCAGCAATTAAATCAAGAATAA
- a CDS encoding STAS domain-containing protein has translation MSLKAQVRTDSLGNITVHMEGGLDFENSLPFRKELQSLISDNPLSTVTLDMNGLDFVGSSGIGVFVETLKSLNEKKSQIKLSNVKTEFLKVFKLFEYDAMEALIMDFENDDTETLNTRYGNRRKTFQN, from the coding sequence ATGAGTCTAAAAGCACAAGTACGAACAGATTCACTTGGAAATATCACTGTTCACATGGAAGGTGGTCTAGATTTTGAAAATAGTCTACCATTTAGAAAAGAACTCCAATCTCTGATTAGTGATAACCCTTTATCAACGGTTACTCTTGATATGAATGGATTAGACTTTGTTGGTTCATCTGGAATTGGTGTCTTTGTAGAAACCTTAAAATCTCTTAACGAGAAAAAAAGTCAGATTAAACTTTCAAATGTTAAAACAGAGTTTCTAAAAGTTTTTAAATTATTTGAATATGATGCTATGGAAGCCCTTATTATGGACTTTGAAAACGACGACACAGAAACTCTTAATACAAGATACGGTAATCGTCGTAAAACTTTTCAGAACTGA
- a CDS encoding ribonuclease HII: MFDLENLGSKEVLAGCDEVGRGPLAGPVVGCCVAIEREFLNRENLTYLLNLGVTDSKKLSTKKRKKILEVLGIQNVNVNQRNIHTINKKFPITYSVRELSNTLIDDLNILRASLKAMGDAFLDCDNDKKVSKILIDGNKMLGLDLEHVTEECVVKGDSKSVVIGLASIIAKEYRDDLMIAFSKQYPGYGLENHAGYPTKAHREAIVKLGVTPIHRKSFKGVKEYC; encoded by the coding sequence ATGTTTGATTTAGAAAACTTAGGATCTAAAGAAGTTCTTGCTGGTTGCGATGAAGTTGGCAGAGGCCCACTTGCTGGTCCTGTCGTAGGCTGCTGTGTTGCAATTGAAAGGGAGTTTTTAAATAGAGAAAACCTAACATATCTTTTAAATCTTGGGGTTACTGATTCAAAGAAATTATCTACCAAGAAGAGAAAGAAAATCTTAGAAGTCTTAGGAATTCAAAATGTGAATGTGAATCAAAGAAATATCCACACAATTAACAAAAAATTTCCTATTACCTACAGCGTGCGTGAATTATCTAATACTTTAATTGATGATTTAAATATCCTTCGTGCATCTTTAAAAGCAATGGGAGATGCGTTTCTAGATTGTGATAACGATAAGAAAGTTTCTAAAATTCTCATTGATGGAAATAAAATGCTTGGTCTTGATCTTGAGCATGTGACCGAAGAATGTGTTGTGAAGGGAGATTCTAAGTCGGTAGTTATTGGACTTGCTTCTATTATCGCCAAAGAATATAGAGATGATTTGATGATAGCTTTCTCTAAGCAGTATCCAGGCTATGGTTTAGAGAATCATGCGGGTTATCCAACAAAGGCCCATCGTGAGGCCATTGTTAAGCTTGGTGTCACACCAATTCATAGGAAGAGTTTTAAAGGTGTTAAAGAATATTGCTAA
- the rplS gene encoding 50S ribosomal protein L19 → MNLVDIVEQDHLSKTVETFPEFRTGDTLAVHARIREGEKSRIQVFQGVCIGIKSKNDLNGHFRVRKISSGMGVERVFPFHSPNVEKIEIVQRGKSRRSKLYYLRDRSGKSARIAIDYDRK, encoded by the coding sequence ATGAATTTAGTTGATATTGTAGAACAAGATCACTTATCAAAAACAGTAGAAACATTTCCAGAATTTAGAACTGGTGACACACTTGCTGTACACGCAAGAATTAGAGAAGGTGAAAAATCTCGTATTCAGGTATTCCAAGGTGTTTGTATCGGAATTAAAAGTAAGAACGATCTTAATGGACATTTCAGAGTAAGAAAGATTTCTTCTGGTATGGGTGTTGAGAGAGTATTTCCATTTCATTCTCCAAATGTTGAAAAGATTGAAATCGTTCAACGTGGTAAATCTAGAAGAAGTAAGCTTTACTACCTTAGAGATAGATCTGGTAAATCTGCAAGAATTGCTATCGATTACGATAGAAAGTAA
- a CDS encoding RNA methyltransferase: protein MQNLYLALVHHPIKNKRGDTVTTSVTNLDIHDIARSCKTFGVSKYFIVTPLKAQHELVSKILGHWEEDKNGAYNPDRQNALSIAKLVDSVEDALAAIEEKEGRKPLLAVTGANFESFHGTTSDLKNKMSDSERPCLLLFGTGWGLHESILEKSDFMLDPILGADQDGYNHLSVRSAVAIYLDRYIQK, encoded by the coding sequence GTGCAGAATTTATACTTGGCCCTGGTTCATCACCCTATTAAAAATAAGAGAGGGGATACAGTTACAACTTCGGTAACAAATTTAGATATTCACGATATCGCTAGAAGTTGTAAGACATTTGGTGTTTCAAAATACTTTATTGTTACTCCCCTTAAAGCTCAGCATGAACTCGTAAGTAAAATTTTGGGACACTGGGAAGAAGATAAAAATGGTGCTTATAATCCTGATAGACAGAATGCTCTTTCTATAGCAAAGCTTGTGGATTCTGTGGAAGATGCTCTGGCCGCAATTGAAGAGAAAGAAGGAAGAAAACCTCTCTTAGCAGTTACTGGGGCAAATTTTGAAAGCTTTCATGGAACAACTAGTGATTTAAAGAATAAAATGTCAGATTCTGAAAGACCTTGTTTATTACTTTTTGGAACTGGCTGGGGTTTACACGAGTCTATCCTAGAGAAGTCTGACTTTATGTTGGACCCTATACTTGGCGCAGATCAAGACGGATATAATCACTTATCAGTGAGAAGTGCTGTGGCCATTTACCTAGATAGATATATTCAGAAATAA
- the trmD gene encoding tRNA (guanosine(37)-N1)-methyltransferase TrmD, whose translation MAKKIWIISMFPDFFKPLTEVGVVGQVFQGMRGEKFEMNTLYLPEFSEKGFKGVDSAPYGGGPGVVMRADILKRALDEGIIKSGNYNPENIKNELAVIFTAPRGEVWNNSTCKKFAKNYFNSDSTKDLVFICGRYEGIDERFIEKYVDEVYCIGDYVLSGGEIAVMAIIDSAMRFSEGVLGNGESAVEDSFEVNLLEHPQYTRPAEFEGMKVPEILTSGDHKKIDIWKKEKQVEMTKKWRLDLLEKDRK comes from the coding sequence ATGGCGAAGAAGATTTGGATCATCTCAATGTTTCCAGATTTCTTTAAACCACTTACTGAAGTAGGAGTTGTTGGACAAGTCTTTCAAGGAATGAGGGGGGAAAAGTTTGAAATGAACACTCTCTATCTTCCCGAATTTTCTGAAAAAGGCTTTAAAGGCGTAGATAGTGCTCCTTATGGTGGAGGACCAGGCGTCGTCATGCGAGCAGATATTCTAAAGCGAGCATTAGATGAAGGGATTATTAAGTCTGGAAATTATAATCCAGAAAATATTAAGAATGAATTAGCAGTTATTTTTACGGCGCCTAGGGGAGAAGTTTGGAATAACTCTACTTGTAAGAAGTTCGCAAAGAATTATTTTAATTCAGATTCCACCAAAGACCTCGTTTTTATCTGTGGCCGATATGAAGGAATCGATGAGAGATTTATTGAAAAATACGTAGATGAAGTTTACTGTATTGGCGACTATGTCCTCTCTGGTGGAGAGATTGCCGTTATGGCCATTATAGATTCTGCGATGAGATTTAGTGAAGGTGTCCTTGGGAACGGGGAAAGTGCTGTGGAAGATAGTTTTGAAGTAAATCTCTTAGAGCACCCGCAATATACTAGACCTGCTGAATTTGAAGGAATGAAAGTTCCAGAAATTCTCACGAGTGGGGATCATAAGAAAATTGATATTTGGAAAAAAGAAAAACAAGTTGAAATGACAAAGAAGTGGAGACTTGATTTATTAGAAAAGGATAGAAAATAG
- the rimM gene encoding ribosome maturation factor RimM (Essential for efficient processing of 16S rRNA) encodes MKNEQLVEMGFCAKPHGIKGGFTFNLSNLEDSVLKKKTKVILFPKNGNSSLSEKGETYTIQSIAFGNKVIVYLEEVTDRNKVEEIIPFEVYVERNLFPDPEDDEFYISDLVGLEVRVNGLDEVYGKISSFYDNSAQIVLVVKGAGNQVQELPFIEEFFPEVNIEEGYLTMILPSFIEGEK; translated from the coding sequence ATGAAAAATGAACAATTAGTAGAAATGGGATTCTGTGCAAAACCACACGGTATTAAAGGTGGTTTTACTTTTAATCTTAGTAATCTAGAAGATAGTGTTTTAAAAAAGAAAACTAAGGTAATTCTCTTTCCAAAAAATGGTAATAGCTCTCTAAGTGAAAAGGGAGAGACTTATACGATTCAGTCCATTGCATTTGGCAATAAGGTTATCGTTTACCTAGAAGAGGTTACGGATAGAAATAAAGTAGAAGAAATTATTCCTTTTGAAGTTTATGTAGAAAGAAATTTATTTCCAGATCCTGAAGATGATGAGTTCTATATTTCAGACCTAGTGGGTCTTGAAGTGAGGGTAAATGGACTAGATGAAGTTTATGGAAAAATTTCTAGCTTCTATGATAACTCCGCTCAGATCGTTCTAGTCGTAAAAGGGGCTGGAAATCAAGTACAAGAGCTTCCATTTATTGAAGAGTTCTTTCCTGAAGTAAATATTGAAGAAGGTTATCTTACTATGATTTTACCTAGCTTTATTGAAGGCGAGAAATAA
- a CDS encoding VOC family protein: MLKIKAIDHINMNVLNFKESEEFYKELFGMTLLEDGKSAKSGNPFKVIGIPNKVALCLYEVDEISFNTAPIAHFGLNIDNYSEIESILEEQNIGILYGGEIPWKSSSSIYLKDPSGHEIELTKNFAGGLKCMDS, translated from the coding sequence ATGTTAAAAATAAAAGCAATTGATCATATAAATATGAATGTTCTAAATTTTAAAGAGAGCGAAGAGTTTTACAAAGAGCTATTTGGAATGACTCTCCTAGAAGATGGAAAAAGTGCCAAAAGTGGCAATCCATTTAAAGTAATTGGGATACCAAATAAAGTGGCCCTCTGCTTATATGAAGTAGATGAAATTAGTTTCAACACTGCTCCAATTGCACACTTTGGCCTTAATATTGATAATTATTCGGAAATAGAAAGCATTCTTGAAGAACAGAATATTGGAATTCTCTACGGAGGAGAAATTCCATGGAAGAGCTCTTCCTCTATCTACTTAAAGGACCCTTCAGGACATGAAATTGAACTAACAAAGAACTTTGCAGGAGGTTTAAAATGTATGGATTCCTAG
- the pheT gene encoding phenylalanine--tRNA ligase subunit beta: MLISTEWIKDFVSIPDISPKDLGVKFTLGTAEVEEVIVVGDHLEKIRVAEIVSIESHPEADKLNLVTFNYGDKENKRVVCGAANVRVGLRTAYAPLGVSLPNGLVLEPKKIRGVLSEGMLCSEEELGFAEESAGILELPADAPIGQNMIDYYNETKDILLDVDNKSLTHRPDLWGHYGLAREFGAIFEQELKVPYDDKWASNLKAKFTTDNSPIVPKLEGESACKAYFGLSIDNVKVEEAPLWMKKRLLAVGLRPINNIVDISNYVMLELGMPLHIFDRELIKDEKIIIKSLGTETEFITLDEEKRDLIASDTVICDSEKPLVIGGLMGGLNSGVTETTKKVFIEVANWQAAMVRSTSTRLGLRTDSSQRYEKTLDSKLCERTMLRTLELILELCPEAKVVGKMEYDGEDLDSIPTLKINTSIKKINTVLGLPVSEEKILSIFSALDFGIERNGDDLEIAIPSYRSTKDIDCEADLVEEIGRIIGYDNITPSSPKLTIEPVRLTPAQELHRRIRDFMVYNANSFEVNSYPLVGEKLLEKCSWPTRSGLDLLNSISKDHSIMRDSIIPNALAITATNVKNFNKFSFFELGRTYHKGQKSFAQEKSELIIAMYSKEETPFMDLVNDTTKLLSATNIPYDLSEKHPKFKNEVVSEDWVGVHPFEFYNIRIMGKMKGVITSIHPLILKQYKIKGHLSIAVVDLTQVEARPLKDKVKYSPLAKFPGSTFDCTVVANEHTNVGEVLNSLQKLKIKELQSTKIVDIFSLESGNKAITLRSVFMDPEKTLDGEFITQSSKKIVDELEKAGFPLKS, encoded by the coding sequence ATGTTAATTAGTACAGAATGGATTAAAGACTTTGTTTCTATTCCAGATATTTCACCAAAAGATCTTGGTGTTAAATTTACTCTCGGGACGGCCGAAGTTGAAGAGGTTATCGTTGTTGGTGATCACCTAGAGAAAATACGTGTGGCCGAAATTGTTTCGATTGAAAGTCACCCTGAAGCAGATAAATTAAACCTTGTAACATTTAATTACGGGGATAAAGAAAATAAGAGAGTTGTTTGTGGAGCTGCCAATGTGAGAGTTGGATTAAGAACTGCTTACGCACCTCTTGGAGTCTCTTTGCCAAATGGTCTCGTCTTAGAGCCTAAGAAAATTAGAGGCGTGCTCTCAGAAGGAATGCTCTGTTCTGAAGAAGAGCTTGGTTTCGCTGAAGAGTCTGCTGGAATCTTAGAATTACCTGCAGACGCTCCTATCGGTCAAAATATGATCGACTACTATAACGAAACAAAAGATATTCTTTTAGACGTAGATAATAAATCTCTTACACATAGACCTGATCTTTGGGGACATTATGGACTTGCTCGTGAGTTCGGAGCAATTTTTGAACAAGAGTTAAAAGTTCCTTACGATGATAAGTGGGCCAGTAATCTAAAAGCAAAATTTACAACAGATAATTCACCTATAGTTCCAAAACTTGAAGGAGAGAGTGCTTGCAAGGCCTACTTTGGTTTATCGATTGATAATGTAAAAGTTGAAGAAGCTCCTCTTTGGATGAAGAAGAGATTGCTGGCAGTGGGACTTAGACCGATAAATAATATCGTTGATATCTCTAACTACGTTATGCTCGAACTTGGAATGCCTCTTCATATTTTTGATAGAGAATTAATCAAGGATGAGAAGATCATTATTAAATCTCTCGGAACTGAAACTGAGTTCATTACTCTCGATGAAGAGAAGAGAGATCTTATCGCAAGTGATACTGTGATCTGCGATAGTGAAAAGCCTCTTGTCATTGGTGGCCTCATGGGAGGTTTAAACAGTGGTGTAACAGAGACTACGAAGAAGGTCTTTATCGAAGTTGCCAATTGGCAGGCGGCAATGGTTCGTAGCACTTCGACGAGACTAGGACTAAGAACAGATTCTTCTCAGAGGTACGAGAAAACTCTAGACTCTAAACTTTGCGAGAGAACAATGCTTAGAACTTTAGAGCTCATTCTCGAACTTTGCCCTGAGGCAAAAGTCGTAGGGAAGATGGAGTATGACGGAGAAGATTTAGATTCAATTCCAACTCTTAAAATCAATACTTCAATTAAGAAAATAAATACTGTTCTTGGGCTTCCTGTTAGTGAAGAGAAAATACTTTCAATTTTCTCTGCTCTTGATTTTGGAATTGAAAGAAATGGAGATGATTTAGAAATAGCTATCCCTAGTTATAGATCTACTAAAGACATTGATTGCGAGGCAGATCTCGTAGAGGAGATAGGACGTATCATAGGATATGATAATATTACTCCGAGCTCTCCTAAGCTTACTATAGAGCCTGTGAGACTTACTCCTGCTCAGGAGCTACACAGGAGGATTAGAGACTTCATGGTGTATAATGCAAATTCATTTGAAGTGAATTCATATCCACTTGTTGGTGAGAAGCTTTTAGAAAAATGTTCATGGCCTACTCGTTCTGGTTTAGATCTTTTAAATTCTATTTCAAAAGATCATTCTATTATGCGCGATTCAATTATTCCAAACGCTCTTGCTATCACAGCTACGAATGTTAAAAACTTTAATAAGTTTTCTTTCTTTGAACTTGGAAGAACTTATCATAAGGGACAAAAGAGTTTTGCGCAGGAAAAGAGTGAGTTAATCATTGCTATGTACTCCAAGGAAGAAACTCCTTTTATGGATCTTGTAAATGATACGACTAAACTTTTAAGTGCAACGAATATTCCTTATGACTTAAGTGAAAAACATCCTAAGTTTAAGAATGAAGTTGTTAGTGAAGATTGGGTGGGAGTACATCCATTTGAGTTTTATAACATTCGTATTATGGGAAAAATGAAAGGTGTAATTACTAGTATTCACCCTCTTATTCTTAAGCAATATAAGATTAAAGGACATTTAAGTATCGCTGTAGTTGATTTAACTCAAGTAGAAGCACGTCCTCTTAAGGACAAAGTTAAGTATAGTCCTTTAGCTAAGTTTCCTGGCTCTACTTTTGACTGCACAGTAGTTGCAAATGAGCATACTAATGTAGGAGAAGTTCTAAATTCTCTTCAAAAGTTAAAAATTAAAGAACTTCAAAGCACAAAAATCGTAGATATCTTCAGTTTAGAGTCTGGAAATAAGGCCATAACCCTTAGATCTGTCTTTATGGACCCTGAAAAAACCCTAGATGGTGAATTTATTACACAATCTTCGAAGAAAATTGTGGATGAGCTAGAAAAAGCCGGTTTTCCGCTAAAGTCTTAA
- the pheS gene encoding phenylalanine--tRNA ligase subunit alpha, producing the protein MIKKLDELFSQFEGKIEGLANQADILNLKSEYLGKKGLISEVLKSLKDATPDERKAIGPKANDIKNDITKMVADKLTAIEAQEINEKLASSRIDITLTDDVKIGSSLGGGFHPRTLIQREIEDIFLSMGFDILDGPHIEDEFHNFEALNIPGDHPARDMQDTFWFHDPNVESDEKKHLLRTHTSTVQVHGMQSRKPPFKFIAPGTVFRCERTDASHEMVFNQLEGMMVGEDISVGHLIYFMKTILKEIFKKEVEVRLRPGFFPFVEPGFELDIKCLICSGKGCSVCKQVGWVELLPCGMVHPNVLKSGGIDPEKYNGFAFGLGLDRLVMMKYGIDDIRHLQSGDLRFNTQFKTF; encoded by the coding sequence ATGATCAAAAAACTTGATGAACTCTTCTCTCAATTTGAGGGAAAGATCGAAGGTCTTGCCAATCAGGCAGATATTTTAAATTTAAAGTCGGAGTATCTTGGAAAGAAAGGACTTATTTCAGAAGTTCTAAAATCTCTAAAAGATGCGACTCCAGACGAGAGGAAAGCGATTGGACCTAAGGCCAATGATATTAAGAATGATATTACCAAAATGGTCGCCGATAAGTTAACTGCAATTGAAGCACAAGAGATCAACGAAAAGCTAGCTTCAAGTCGAATTGATATCACTCTCACAGATGATGTGAAGATTGGTAGCTCTCTCGGAGGTGGCTTTCATCCAAGAACATTAATTCAAAGAGAGATTGAAGATATTTTTCTTTCTATGGGATTTGATATTTTAGATGGGCCACATATTGAAGATGAGTTTCACAACTTTGAAGCACTAAATATTCCAGGTGATCACCCAGCAAGAGATATGCAAGACACTTTCTGGTTTCACGACCCAAATGTTGAAAGTGATGAGAAGAAGCATCTCTTGAGAACTCACACTTCAACAGTTCAAGTTCATGGTATGCAGTCGAGAAAGCCACCATTTAAATTTATTGCTCCCGGAACTGTTTTTAGATGTGAAAGAACAGATGCTTCTCACGAAATGGTCTTCAATCAACTTGAAGGAATGATGGTTGGAGAAGATATTTCAGTAGGTCACTTAATTTACTTCATGAAAACGATTCTGAAAGAAATTTTTAAGAAAGAAGTCGAAGTTAGACTTCGTCCTGGTTTCTTCCCATTTGTTGAACCTGGTTTTGAACTAGATATTAAATGTCTTATTTGTTCAGGTAAGGGCTGCTCTGTTTGTAAGCAGGTCGGTTGGGTAGAGCTATTACCTTGTGGAATGGTTCACCCTAACGTTTTAAAGTCTGGAGGAATTGATCCTGAAAAATATAATGGATTTGCTTTTGGTCTAGGACTTGATCGTCTTGTTATGATGAAGTACGGCATCGATGACATTAGACACCTGCAAAGTGGCGACCTTAGATTTAACACTCAATTTAAAACGTTTTAG
- a CDS encoding DUF4416 family protein: MSKLKSPSKGLLIASILYRSDLHRELEILEAVALKFGEYVTFHHTYFPMKEYYSKEMGDESLLARVFVVFTKNIEREKLVSAKVWAESFEQGFAFKGAREINLDMGLLTLENLTLATGKNFSHRPYLGEGVFADLTLIMKDQSFQTTPWAYPDYSHPDVIDFFTWARQFIGQ, from the coding sequence ATGAGTAAATTGAAAAGCCCTTCTAAAGGGCTTTTGATTGCAAGTATTCTCTACCGAAGTGATCTTCACCGGGAATTAGAAATTCTAGAAGCCGTTGCTCTTAAGTTTGGAGAGTACGTCACTTTCCACCATACTTATTTTCCCATGAAAGAATACTATTCTAAAGAAATGGGGGATGAGTCTCTGCTTGCTCGAGTTTTTGTCGTCTTCACTAAGAATATTGAAAGAGAGAAGCTTGTCTCTGCCAAAGTCTGGGCCGAAAGCTTTGAACAAGGTTTTGCTTTCAAGGGAGCGAGAGAAATTAACTTGGATATGGGACTTCTGACATTAGAGAATCTCACTCTCGCAACTGGCAAGAATTTTTCTCACCGCCCTTATCTCGGGGAAGGGGTGTTCGCAGATTTGACACTAATTATGAAAGACCAGTCATTTCAAACGACACCTTGGGCCTATCCCGACTATTCTCACCCCGATGTGATTGATTTTTTTACATGGGCCCGTCAATTTATTGGGCAATAA
- a CDS encoding PfkB family carbohydrate kinase, protein MSSIITKDNFKKVTGKFNEIGPVLVIGDIGLDKYTFGDVKRISPEAPVPVLEVTKEWTTLGLATNISNNLSALGVSSTICGVVGEDMQASKLESLLEENELSIWGVVRCSERPTIFKERVTTSTQQICRVDYEDKSPLSVATQERLLERVNEFIPTHSGIIIEDYGKGTLSKETIAEVVSLARKHKKKVFVDPSRTTPPEFYKGVDLLKPNRAEAEMMVSMLGHNTTDVLEMAKILSESLDISEVVITLGGEGMAIFTRGDEKVRIIPTVANEVFDVSGAGDTAISLLSSSLLAGATLTDACWIGNCGSGVVVAKKGTATVNLEELEKFYNNISKNFNE, encoded by the coding sequence GTGAGCTCAATAATCACAAAAGATAATTTTAAGAAAGTTACGGGTAAATTTAATGAAATTGGACCTGTTCTTGTCATAGGGGATATTGGTCTAGATAAGTATACTTTCGGAGATGTAAAAAGAATTTCTCCAGAAGCGCCAGTTCCGGTTCTAGAAGTAACTAAAGAGTGGACAACTCTAGGTCTTGCAACAAATATCTCAAATAATCTCTCGGCCCTTGGAGTTTCATCAACTATTTGTGGAGTAGTCGGAGAAGATATGCAGGCCAGTAAACTTGAAAGTTTATTAGAAGAAAATGAACTCTCTATCTGGGGAGTGGTGAGATGTAGTGAGAGACCGACTATCTTTAAAGAGAGAGTCACTACCTCTACTCAACAAATTTGCCGCGTTGATTATGAAGATAAATCTCCGCTCTCTGTGGCAACTCAAGAGAGACTACTTGAGAGAGTAAATGAATTTATTCCAACTCATAGTGGAATTATTATTGAAGATTATGGGAAGGGAACTCTTTCAAAAGAAACTATTGCAGAAGTTGTTTCTCTTGCGAGAAAGCATAAGAAGAAAGTCTTTGTTGATCCTTCAAGAACAACTCCTCCCGAATTTTATAAAGGTGTTGATCTTTTAAAACCCAATAGAGCTGAAGCTGAGATGATGGTTTCGATGCTAGGGCACAATACAACTGATGTTTTAGAGATGGCAAAAATACTTTCAGAGTCTTTAGATATCTCTGAAGTTGTAATTACTCTAGGTGGAGAAGGGATGGCGATCTTCACAAGAGGTGATGAAAAGGTTCGCATTATTCCAACTGTTGCCAATGAGGTCTTCGACGTCTCAGGAGCAGGAGATACTGCGATCTCTCTATTAAGTTCTTCTCTACTGGCCGGTGCAACTCTTACTGATGCCTGTTGGATCGGTAATTGTGGCTCAGGTGTAGTGGTTGCTAAGAAAGGAACAGCAACCGTTAACTTAGAAGAACTTGAAAAATTCTATAATAATATTTCAAAGAACTTTAATGAGTAA